GATTTTTAGACAGATCTAGAAAATGATAGCTCATACAACTGGGTTGCCTTTCTCTTTTGTCgttgttcttttttttctttctttaattcttttcctttattgtttTTAGTTAGGCTATTTTATGTGTGGGCCATGTTTTGTTTTCTTAAGAGTAAATCCTGGACCTTTTATATTAATACAACCTAAcatatttgattaaaaaaaaaacacaatttGTATATTGAGTAAAATGAAACATGATTTTGtagtaaaatgtaaaatgaaTCATGGTACCAGCATGTATGACAGAATAATAACAAATGCGATAGTAATAAggacgaaaataaaataaaataaataaaacaaacaagctagaaaaagaaaaataatagataaaagaataaataaataaaagaataatagaaCCTAACAAGAaaccaataaataaataaatactatgtaaaatagtttaaaataataataacaatgataataatattaacataaaataaagaataataatacattaataataataataataatagtaataataaaattaattaatttaataataaagtagCCAAAATaccaaaaggactaaaattgaacttaaataaaaaatttggggCAAATCTGGAATAAATATAAGGTGAAGGACAGAATTAAAACgcgcgaataacaaggagggatCAAAAGagaaattttctctttttttttccaaaacgcaCAGCATCAAGAGGGGCCAAATTGGAATCGCAATAAAACATaaggtaaaaattaaaaatataaaaaaattaatcgtaaaatacttaaaaaagcggaagggctgaaGGTGCAATTAGCCTTTCcgtttaaaaacacgcggattctTGGCTGGGTCTGGTCAACACACGGGTTAAGGCTTAAAATGATGTTGTTTTATGCCCTAAAAATGAACTCCAAAACGGTGTCGTATTGGAACACTATTTAAGtaacaaaatacaaaaaaaaaattggaactcattttttttaaaaaaaggcccCGTTCTCTCTGCAATCGGCTCTGGGTCAACCCCACAGCCCCAGTCGCTGAATCACCGTGGCACCGCCGTGCCTCCGCCGCGGGCGGTGGTAGAACACCTCCAGgtatctttttttttcctttttactatattttaatatatatatatatatatatatatatacatacaaatagtttcataaaatagaaaaatgaaaaGGAACAGAGAAATAGCAGTTTCGAACAAGgagaataaaagagaaaaaaaatgaaaataaaaggaccTTGGCACGTTCATAACATTGTTTTTTTCTTCGATCTGCTTGgtgtttttgtttatttctatATGCTTGAATCTGTTTTTGTATTCATTGATGTTCGAAAAAGATTACAACGGATTTGGTTGGCTTTTATAGGCATTTACAACTTGTTTCTTTATGAATAATTACTCAGCTTCTTTGGAGGTACAAAAGGGCGGTGGACAAGACAGTGGCGGTGTCAGAGTGACGAAGGGCAGTGGCCAGAAGACCTtaggtgcggcgcacctagggtttttttatttttgttttttctgTTAATTTTGGGCTAGGGTTAGATTGGGcttgatttgggtttaattggTTGGGCTACTAGGGTTTTGGGTCTGTTTTGGGTTTGGGGTTTAGTTTGGGTTGTTTGGTTTTAGGGTCTTATTGGGCCCCGGGCTAAATTGAGCTTgtatagctgcccctctttgctcattgttgtgtaacgagaatagagtaaaatattttaagaaagacaaattttgcccggtctcaccgagtcttgacttctttggtACTCCTCTTCTTCAGGTCGCCTCGTTCCAGTCTACCACATCTTGTTGCTTCGATCCATTCCACCGCAACTTCATAGAAATAAGACTTGTAGTTTTAATCTACTCTGCTGCAATTCAGGGATATGAGAGTTGtaacttgtagcttcaatctactccactacaacttcagagagataagatccaCTATCTTCAGGCTGCTCCtattgcaactttagggagataaggctggtggcttcaatctgctccactacaacttcagaaaAATAAGATTAGCTATAATTTGTAACTTTAATCTATTCTACTACAAtgtcagggaaataagatttgctatcttcagtctgttccgctgtaacttcagggagataaggctggtggcttcaatctgctccactgcaacttcaagaagataagaTTTGCCAAAATTTGTAGCTTTAATTTGTTCCACTGTAACATCATGGAAATAAGATTCACTGTCTTCAgtctgctccgctgcaacttcagggagataaggctggtggcttcaatctgctctactacaacttcaggaagataagatccgCCATCTTTAATCTACTCAAATGCAATTTCAAGGAGATAAGACATACAACTTCAATTTGCTCCACTACtacttcagggagatgagatttGTGGATACACCGATGACCTGTagaatcgatttcatgggcctatgcttatgccaaataattagaatgtcatgatcaaaatgaatcaaatgctcctaactagatgtgtatgaatgatatttgcatgagTACAGAATGTCATGAGAATGACCCCTTTTTAATGTTTGGGTTATCATTGCTCGTTGTTTATCAAGGTTCTATCATTGATGCAATAACCTATCTTCTTGTTCAACTGATATCTCTGACAGAAAATCTGAAGAAATAGCCACAATTTAGACTCATCCCTTAGGAttggtgagttctaaataatagtcctgtttcaggttcttttACTATTTAGAAGCTTCCAGAGTAATATACAGAACttcttttatgaaagaattatttgtCCATTActcgttatttcaatgcaaaatgcttgaaaaagatcataatgaTTGACAAAACTGAAATTTATCAGGAACAAAATCTGAAAATAATTGATTAATAAAAGAAAGCAAATATTACTGGAATACAAAATAGGTGAGAGGAAAAAtaggtgccctagatatcgcaTCCTGAGCTTCTCTGCACGAACTTCTTGATGATCATTTTGAGCTCGGCATGTGTTTAGGAGATCCGGAGTACTTAGTtaatgccccaagatgtaacgcTTCTCCTCATTTTTTATTTCTGAGAGGACAAGACTATCACATGCCCtatctttgatcaaaatttgagttaCCCTTTTCTGGGTTATCAGCTCAAAACCCCTTTGTTCTCaatgcgccctttgcgggttttcgctttagcctctcctttttttttttaagtgaaatactttttgactgagtctgaattcactggattaggcAGGGTTTTGCCATCCATTTCAGTtaatatcaatgctcctccagaaaagaccttctttaccacataatgtccctcccagtttggcatccattttcctctgaagtctttttgtatgggaAAGATCTTCTTCAATACCAagtctccttcatggaattctctagggtgAACATTTTTGTTGTAGGCTTGCATCATTCGTTTTTTTTACATTTGACCATGTCGAATAGCTTTCAACATCTTCTCTTCAATCAAATTTAATTGATCATATCAGGGTTGGATCCATTTTGCTTTATCCAACTTCAGCTTGGACAAGACTCGAAGGGAAGAAATCTCAATGTTGATGGGTAAAACTGCCTCTATTCCATAACCAAtaagaaaggcgttgccccggtGGAGGTCCTGTAaatgttcgataagcatagagcacaaatggtaatttctcatgctAATTTTTATAAGTCTTGGTCATTTTCCTCacgatcttcttaatgtttttattggctgCCTCGACTGCACTGTTCATTTTCGAGCAATACGGTGATGAGTTGTGGTGTCTAATCTTGAACTGACTATAGACATCGAATATCGTgctattgttcaaattcaatgtattgtcagatatgatcttttctagcattccatatcgacaaatgatttccttcttcaggAATTTGCTAACTGTCGACTTTGTAACATTAGCATATGAAGCGGCCTCTATccatttggtgaagtagtcgatgaccacaaagatgaatcgatcccatttgaagcttttggcgaaattggcccaatgacatccatgccccacatacaGAAAGGCTATgaagaagtcataacatgtagaggcgaatgaggtacatgaattttatctccataaatttggcgtTTATAGTATTTCTTAGCATAATTGATGCAATATCCTTCTATGGTGGACTAGTAATACCAAACCTtatgatttgtctagccattgTGAAACTATTAGCATGCGTTCCAAGACACCCtcgtggacttcttccaagattttcttggcTCGACAGCGTCTACACAACTTAATAGCACCTGATCCTTTCTCTTTCTATATaagatctccccatctaagacatagtcactcgCCAGTCTTCTTAGCATCCTTTTTTCATTCTCAGTCGCCTGGTGagggtattcacgattcttcaTGTATCGCAATATGTCGTGGTACCAAGGGTggtcatcattttcttttttttgttcgatgttgtaacaatgagctggagcctcataaatactcatctagattggtttcacatcctcttATTTATTCACCCTGACCATTgaagctaaagttgctagggcgtcagccatctgattttcttctcgaGGGAAGTAGCAGAAGGTGATATCATCAAGCCCTTTAATTAATTCAAGGACCAATATTCGATAATCAATCAACTTAggatctcttgtctcccattctctTTCAAATTGATAGATCACTAGTACAGAATCTCCATAGACCTCAAACATTTTAATCTTGTATTCTATGGCTGCACGAATTCCCATGATACATGTTTCGTATTCTGCCACAATTTTTGtataatcaaaatccaatttgtaAGTAAATGGATAATAACCTCCATTTGGGGATATCAAAACTATCCCAATTCCGTTACCTACAATGTTTGAGGCTCCATTGAAATTTAACTTCCAATGATGaccttcttgagagtcttcttcagtggttgccaCGTACATTAAATCTTCATTCGAGAAATTAAAGTTCAGAGGctcatagtcttctagagctctactggccagaaaatctgctattgcacttccttttactgctttctggttcatatagactatgtcaaatttgaaaagtaaaatttgccattaGACCATTATTTTATTCAAACtagttgactccatcatgtactttagaggatcgagttttgagatgagccaagttgtgtggtacaacataTACTGTCTCAATCTTTGGGTTGTCCATATTAAGGTGCAACATAATTTCTCAATTGGTGAGGATCTTGTCTCAcactcagtgaactttttactgaggtagtatatcgccctttcttttcttcctaactcatcgtgttggccaagcacacatcccatagaattctgAAATATTGCCAAATATAGTATTAATGGCTTATCTGGACTCAGTGGCGTCAGCACTGGGCATTGGACAGGTATTGTTTAACCTTGTCAAAagtcttctagcactcatcattCTAAACACCTGGATTATGTTTCTTAAGGAGATGAAATATGAGGTCGtatttctcagttagttgtgaaataaaccaggtgatgtaatttagtcttccttggaatcctcgaacttctttttgagtgcacggtggaggtaactcttgtatagccttgactttatcCGGATCAATCTCAATCCCCTTTTTGCTGACTATGAATCCTATCAACTTTCCTGAGCTGGCCCCGAAAGTACATTTTGCTAGATTGATCTTTAGCTGGAATTTCCTCAGCATCAAGAATAATTTCTTCAAGACTTGTACATGCTCCTCTTTTGTTTGGGATTTGGCGATCATATCGTTGACATAAActtcaatttctttgtgcatcatatcatggaataaggttaccatggctctttgatatgtTGCTCCTGCGTTTTTCAGTCCAAATGACATTATCttatagcaaaatgttccccacatggttacaaatatggtcttatccatatcttcaggatgcatctttatctggttgtatcctgAGAAGCTATCCATGAAGGAGAATAATAAATAACCTGCcatgttgtccactaaggtgtcaatATGGGGCAATGGGAAATTATCCTTTGGGCTAGCCTTGTTTAGGTCCCTGTAATCTATGCACATTCATACTTTCCCATCTTTTTTAAGGAGGGGACGATATTGGCTACCATTCTAAGTATTTgaccacttgtaagaaaccaacACAAATTGCTtattgacctcttcttttatttttagcaaaacaTCGAGCCTCATTCTTCGGAgcttctgttgaactggcttgTACTCTTCCTTTATGGGGAGCTGGTGtaccatgatatcagtacttagTCCAGGCATATCTTTATATGATCATGTGAGGACATCTTTGAATTATTAGAGTAACTCAATGAGGTACCGCTTTGTCTCTGTGGCAATGCAAGCTCCAATTTTCACTTCTTTTCCTTCTTCCAAGACCACAATTTCTActgactctttgtgaggtagAATCTATTTCTCCTCTTGTTTTACCATCTTTCACAAAACAGGAGATAAGTtaaatctctgtcatcttcaaagtcctgtggttcctctaaacacatgtctcgTTCAAATAGAGATTTTGCGTTAGTAGGAGCATCGCTCATATAATTAATATCTGATAACCTGTTATAGGGATGAAAGAAGAtataaagaacaaaagaatctaaaaataattatatgtatGGTATAATaatgaatgaaatgaaaaaataGAAGAATATTTGCTCGGAATAAGACAAAAAGATACATTTCATTGGAATAACGATGTTGGACataggcctatttcacaaaaagatTCTTATTGCCCTTAGGCTTAAAAATATAagcgtgttttgaacattactctaaaTTCGCTCTAAAAattacaggaatctcttccacagtccaattgttcagaaaaCTTCCAGGTACATAAACGAAAATGCCCGATAAATTTCTTTTCGAATTCCCTCTTCTAGATATGGCGTTGATGTTTAAATTTCCCATCATTTCTTCAGCAGTTTCTTTTCTTGTCATCTTCCGCTCAGGGTGAATGATTCCTCCTATACAAATGTTCTAGATATACGGGGAAAAGTCATCGGTTCCCATTTCACTTCTTCCCCATATACCCGTGTTCTTCTCCTTTCCTGCTTCTTCTccaattttttcttcttttgcttcgcATCTGGCTTATATCCCAAGCCAAAGAAATATTGTTTATTCATCAGAATTAGTACCTCGACTTTTCTTTAAAGATATTTTCCGAACCCTTTTTCCCTGTATGGCTCCCTTTTCTGACTGTCAGTCGTAATCCCATCTTTGTAGCTTTAAATATTCTGGGCATAGGGATCTTGTTCCCTTCGATGATAAATGTTGCAATTACAAATTCTAGTGATAAAAAAGAACATTCTATCGCTTTATCGTCTGCCCCTATGTATGGCACGTTACTGGTTACGGATGCAATAATATCTTCTTCTACGTTTATCATTACCAGTCGACCCTCAGTTACCAACTTTAGCTTTTGGTGAAATGTTGATGGTACTGCCCCAATCGAGTGAATCCAAGGCTTGCCTAATAAGCAATTATAAgaaggcttgatatccatcaccaggAAGTCTACTTCATACGTGTTTGGACCAATCAAAAAAGGTACCTCAATTCTTCCCATCACCTTTCTTTCAGTACCATCGAATGCTCTCACAATGTTTTGACACGTCTTTATATGAGAGTTATCCACTGGTAACCTGTTTAGTGTGGATAAGGGCAAGACATTTAGTGTAGATCTATTATCACTTAACACCTTTGGCAATGTATACCCCTTGCAGTGGGTAGTGATGTGCAAAGCCTTCGTCGATCCCATGTCTCCTGGCGGTATTTCATGATcattaaaagagatgaaattattGGCGCTTATGTTACTGACCAGACGGTCTAGCTTGTTGATAGAGATATCATTGGCGACATAAGTTTCATTTAGTACTTTTATCAACACGCTACGATGTGCCTCCGAGCTTAAGAGGAAAGCAAGCACTGATATGCGAGCTGGTTGTTTATATAGTTGCTCTACAacgctatactcgctatgctttaAGAATTTCAAAAACTCATTAACCTCCTCTTCAGTTTTCGGCTAGTTAACAGACGATTCAAGTCTGACcgcattttctttcttttgttcaacCGCCAAGGCTTTTCCTTTTGCGGGCTCAGCCTTTGTATTGGATGGGTCGTAGCGCCTTCTACTGCGCATGTAGAAACCTACATCTCGACCTTCTTCTGAAGCGCTAATTGGGTTCTCTTCTCTTGAGATCGTCACATTGCAGTTATAATTCCAGGGAACCCTCTTGCTATCCTTATAGGGAAAGGTTACATCCTCTCCTTCTAGGCCTTTGGCATACTTAAAGAATTCTAACTCTTTATTGTCTATTAGACCTTGTACTAAGGCCCTAAATTCACTATATTTTTTAATCTCATGATCATTTTCATcatggaactcacaataattTTTTCCTTCTCGGGATCTATCCCCTAAGTCTTACATGATTAACCATCTTTctaccattttcttccaaaccTCCCTCAGTAAGGTTTTCACTTCTGCAATATTCATCTTGATTCTCTTCCTCGTATTGTCGATTATTGCATTTACCCTTTTATTCGCATGGTCGAGTAACAGATTTTCTACACTagatgtatcatcaaatttcacaatgcCCATTTTGATGAGCCTTTCGACTAACTTCTTGAAAGTAATGCAGTTTTCTATCGAGGGTCCTGTGATCCctgcatggtattcacattgggcattcatgtcataccatttggggaatAGAGGTTGCATAGGTTTTAGGTAGAAAGGGGATACTACATGTGCATTAAACAGATTTTGGTACAACTCCTTATACGTCATTGGAATGGGCGTAAACTGGAGTTTCTCTGTATTTTGTCTTGTGTTAGACTCTTGTCTTGGTGGGCCTTGATGGCCAGTGGCTACCGTTCTCGGTTGGCTCACAGTGATTAGTTTCGAATAACCCTTGTTATACGTGCTCATATTATTTACCTCATTTTTTTCCTCGGCGTCGACCTCTTGGCGTTTTCCCCGGCCTCTATTTTTCCACACCTTATTGTATTTTCTATCATTTCGCTAGATATCACTATATCCGAAAAACTCTTAGTTGCGCTTCCCAGCATGTGATTAGTAAAAGGTGCCTTCAGGGTATTAATGAAGAGCATGGTTGTTTTCTTTTCTAACAGAGGCGGTTGGACTTGCGTGGTGACCTTCCTCTACCTTTGAGCATATTGCCTAAAGTTCTCGCTTGGCCttttctccatattctgtaaTGTGATTCTGTCAAGTGCCATATCTGTCACGTGGCCATATTATTTCATGAAAGCCTGTGTTAGGTCCTTCCACGAATTAATTTGGGCACGATTTAGCTGATTATACCATTTCGTTGTTGCCCCGGTCAAGTTGTCTTGGAAACAGTGAATCAATAACTGATCATTATTGACATATCTTGTCATTCTCTGACAGAACATTGTAATGTGGGCCTCAGGGCAGCTAGTCCTGTTATATTTTTCAAACTCTGGCATTTTGAACTTTAGAGGGAGTACTAGATTTGGACCAGGCTTAACTCCTTAACATCAATTCCATAATGGTAATCAACGCTTTCCAATGCTTTGAATTTCTCTTCTAGCTATTTGCATCGGTCTTCTAGTTGCTTTGGAAGCTCCACTTTCTCCTTTCCCATTTCCGCTATATCATCAAGATTAAAGACAACTGGATTTGCTAGATTGTCTCTTGGGTTGGAGCCTGAACCCGTCGAGAAGTTTATCGGTGCCGAAGTACCGATCTGATATTAGGGTCTGATGTTGACGGACACCCTTTGTGGATATGCGTTTGGTTGTGCTTGGGTGTTTGTTAGGGTGAAGCCTAGAGGATAAGCAAGGTCCTTGTTATCATCCCCGAAATTGACTATAggattttttcctttttctaatcCTCCAGTTAGCAACTGGGTTAATTGGCTCATCATATTCTTTTGGGATTCTAGTATCTGATCTCTCATGTCTTGTTGAATTTTGGCCAATTGTTCTTGCATCTATATTTGCAGCTGATCTTGCATTTCTTTTTGCATTTGCTCTAATCTTTCCAATCTTTGGTCCATTGCTTTAGTTTTTCTTCGTGTACAGTAATGACGTTCCAGGGTAACTACCATAATTTTAGAGTATCTTAGTGAGATTTAATACACATGATGTAATACAATGCTAATGCATGGATGTAATAAATGCAAAAAAAAGtattgattctgattcaatttcgttagagtaacttttctagaaaataaatttcTCTATATAAAACGAATTACATATAAGGCTTCGCCTTAATACTTAAGGCCTTGACTTGCTTAAAAAGCCTAGCTAACTCTCGGCCTTGATCTGACTCTGACTCATATTTCAAACTCAGTACATGAGCCTGGAATGCTAAGGTTTGTAAGTGATCGGTCACCTCTCGTACTTGAGCTAGAAATTCACCCATGACGTAATCCTACTCTTAACCTGATCTTGAGATCAATGCAGTTGCTCTTGCCACTGCTCATTATTTTCTTCTAGGAGTTTAACTCGAAGCTCACAGTTTTGTAACACAGTTTCAAGTTATTCTATCTTCCCTTTTAGCTCTTCAATTTTGCTCCGACTAGCCTTCAACTCGATTATAGAGTTACGACTACGATACTGATGTAGGGATCTTTCTAACTCTGACACCTGAGTTTTTAACCCCACCTTCTCATTTTGACTTCCTATCAAACTCTCTTGCAAAACGTCTTCTCGTGCTCGAGTGTTTTAGAATTTCTTTTCTCATTGGCTGGCTCTACTCTTTTCCTCTCTAACTTCTTACCGCCATTGTTTTAACATTTTTCCTAGACCAGCGGTTCTCATTAACCTCCGCAGCTTCTTGTAGTCTATTTTCAAACTGTCCAAATCTTCTTCTGCCTTATTCTTTCCCTTTCT
This window of the Gossypium arboreum isolate Shixiya-1 chromosome 12, ASM2569848v2, whole genome shotgun sequence genome carries:
- the LOC108477879 gene encoding uncharacterized protein LOC108477879; the encoded protein is MNAQCEYHAGITGPSIENCITFKKLVERLIKMGIVKFDDTSSVENLLLDHANKRVNAIIDNTRKRIKMNIAEVKTLLREVWKKMVERWLIIEFRALVQGLIDNKELEFFKYAKGLEGEDVTFPYKDSKRVPWNYNCNVTISREENPISASEEGRDVGFYMRSRRRYDPSNTKAEPAKGKALAVEQKKENAHSEYSVVEQLYKQPARISVLAFLLSSEAHRSVLIKVLNETYVANDISINKLDRLVSNISANNFISFNDHEIPPGDMGSTKALHITTHCKGYTLPKVLSDNRSTLNVLPLSTLNRLPVDNSHIKTCQNIVRAFDGTERKVMGRIEVPFLIGPNTYEVDFLVMDIKPSYNCLLGKPWIHSIGAVPSTFHQKLKLVTEGRLVMINVEEDIIASVTSNVPYIGADDKAIECSFLSLEFVIATFIIEGNKIPMPRIFKATKMGLRLTVRKGSHTGKKGSENIFKEKSRCEAKEEKIGEEAGKEKNTGGIIHPERKMTRKETAEEMMGNLNINAISRRGNSKRNLSGIFVYVPGSFLNNWTVEEIPDLHRGNAFLIGYGIEAVLPINIEISSLRVLSKLKLDKAKWIQP